The sequence below is a genomic window from Escherichia marmotae.
TCCCCCTTCTTTATCAAGAATACCGCCAAGCGTTGTCGTCCCCCGAACAGGATATTCATCACCATGTTGATCCTTTTCCCCTGTACGAAGAGGCAGTCACACAGGATCTGACCTCCTTATGCAGCCTGACCTCTGAAACTGATACATTGCAGGATATAGTCACTGGTGGGCTAAGTATTGACGCGATTCTCGATGTGCTGGATACCACCGGCGAAGAAGAAACCACCTGGCCTGTCGAAACGATTCTCCCCGATATCCTGCATCTGCTTTCCCCGGAATATGCACAGGAAACGATACATAACGCCATTCTACCCGACCTGACACAACGTGAGCACCGCATCATCGGCATTGACAGTCATTACCGGGTCACCCCGGTACAACACGGAGATATTTATCATGACAAATAATAACGTGCTACCGGCGATGTTGTCGGCGCTGTTGCGGGATTATTCTGTAGCGGAAGGAATTCAGATAGCGGAGCAACAGGTAAAGAAGCAGCCGACGTTGGCTTCACATCGGCACAATCTGTTTCAGTTATTGTGCGTGACAGGCTGTTGGTCGCGGGCGCTACAACAAATTCAGCTTTGCGCCCGAATAGACGCTAATTATACCCGAGAGGCTCAGATATTTGGGGAGCTGATCCGCTGTGAGATATACCGCCACACCTGCTTTCAGGGGGAACAGCGTCCCGGTTTTATTCTCTCCCCGCCCGCGTGGATGGAGAATTTGCTGGCCGCCCTCACCGGTAACACCCGTGGTGAAGCGCAGGAAGCTGATGTCCACCGCAACCGCGCACTTGAGGCCATCACAGACACTACCGGGCAGTGGAATGGCGATAAATTTGACTGGATTAGTGACAGTGATTCCCGTACCGGCCCGGTACTCGAACTGATCGCGGGCGGTGTATATATCTGGCTGCCATTTTCACAAATTCGTTCGCTGAAATCGCCACGGCCCGTGCATCTGACCGATTTGCTCTGGAAACCCGTCAACATCACCCTGCATAACGGTGACACGCACAGCGCCTGGCTGTTTTCCCGCTACAGCGGTTCTGAAAGAGCTTCTGACACCTTACGCCTTTGCCGGGAAACCGTCTGGCAGGACGGGCCAGGAGATACCCTGGTTACGGCACTGGGACAAAAAATGTGGCTCACCAGTCACGGCGATATCAGCCTGCTGGATATGACCGCCTGTACCTTTAATGCGCCCGAAGGTAGTGACGCATGAGCGACTTTCGCCTGCGCCATAGCAACCACCTGATGCCTACATTGTTTGATCGACTGTGTGACGATGCTCCACAGCAGAAGCGCGACCACGATATCAGCGTCAGTCCGGTACAGCTCAGGGAGATCATCCGTAGGGATTTGTCATTTTTGCTCAACACGGTCAGTCATGAAGATAATATTGATGCCGCGCGTTACCCGCAGGCTGCGGCTTCCGTACTGAACTACGGTCTGCCGCCGCTGGCTGGCAGCTTTCTGTATGAACACAAATGGGACGATATCCGCAGGGCCATTTTACGTACCATCATTCGGTTTGAACCCCGCCTGAAAGCATCCACTCTGCAAATCATCCCGCTCCAGGATGAGCGCCGCCAGAGCGGTCATAACACATTACAGTTTGAAATTCGCGGCGAAATCCTCACGCAGCCGTACCCTACAGCATTTCGGGTACGCAGCGTGCTGGATATGGAACAGAGCCACATTACATTTTTTTAATACAGAAGGTGACCGATGGATCCACGGCTACTGGAATACTACAACCGCGAACTGAGCTATCTGCGGGAAACGGGAGCCGAATTTGCCGCCCGTCATCCTAAAGTCGCCGCCCGGCTGGGTATGCATGGAACGGATATTGCCGATCCGTATGTAGAAAGGATGGTCGAGGCCTTCAGCTTCCTGACCGCCCGCACGCAGCTTAAAATTGATGCTGAATTCCCCCGATTCACCCAGCGTCTGTTGGAGGTCGTCAGCCCTAATTACGTTACCCCCACGCCCTCAATGAGTGTGGCGCAACTCCATCCCGACCCGGAAGAAGGTGATCTGGCAAAGGGGTTCACCGTACCGCGCAGCACTGCCTTTTTTTCCGCCATCCCGGAAGGTGAAAGCACCGCCTGTCAGTTTCGCAGCAGCCAGGATGTGACACTGTGGCCACTTGCCATCGAAGAAGCACGTCTGACCGCCGCACCGCCAGATATGCCCGCCCTGCACCGCTACCTGCCTGCTAACATTCACGTTGCTGGCGCGCTGCGTATTACCTTGCGCACCTTCGGTGAACTGACTTTCAGCCAGCTTGCCGGGCTGGACAGGCTGCCGCTTTATCTCTGCGGCGAGGAACGCACGGCCTCACACCTGTTCGAACTGCTGCATACCAGCGCTATCGCCACACTGGTTGGCGTTCCGGGCCATTTTGACGGCATGTTGGATGTGAACCTGAAACAGCCCGTCATGTATGAGGGTCTGGAGCCGGATCAGGGACTACTGCCGCTGGCGTGGAACGTATTCCACGGCCATAACCTGTTGCATGAATATTTCGCCTGCCCGGAGCGATTTTATTTTTTCACACCAACGGGACTGTCTGCCGGGCTACAGAAAATTCACGGCGGCGTGGCGGAAATCGTCATTTTGCTGAACCGCCTGCCGCCGGACTGGCTTAGCCACCAGACGGATGCCCCACAGCTCAGTCTATTCTGTACCCCGGTTGTCAACCTGTTCCCCCGAGTCACCGCCCGGATCGACGTCACGCACAGCACGACGGAGCAGCATCTGGTAGTAGACAGAACCCATCCACTGGATTATGAGGTGTTCTCGGTTCAGGAAGTGGAAGGGCTGGAAACTGACACCACACGGAAGATAGCCTTTCGCCCGCTCTACCACACGCGCAATAACGATGAAGGCAACCACGGGCGTTATTTTTCCCTGCGCCGGGAACCGCGCCGCTTATCAGAAAACGCCCGCCGTTACGGCACCCGAACCCCCTATACGGGTTCGGAAGTGTTCCTGTCACTGGTTGATCAGTATGAAGCGCCGTACCCGGAAAATCTGCGCCATATCACCATCACGGCCATGATAACCAACCGCGATCTCCCCTGTCTTATTACACGCAATGGCCGGAACGACCTGACCGTGGATGCGGCAATCCCGGTGGCGGGCGTCGGGCTTATCCGTCCACCGCGACCGCCGCAGCCCCCGCTGGCTGAACGTGAAATGGCCTGGCGGTTGATCCGCCAGTTATCTTTTAATTATCTGCCACTGGCCGATCTGGATCACCGCACCGGCGGCCAGGCGTTGCGCGATCTGCTGAGCCTGTTTATTCCGGCGCATGACAGTCCGCTGTCGCGTCAGGTGCGTAGTCTGGTTGGCTGCAAAACGACACCGGTCACACGTCGTCTGCCAGGTTCCGGTTTGCTGGTCTATGGTCGAGGCGTCAGTTGTGAACTGACCGTGGATGAAGAAGGCTTCTCGGGTATCAGTCCATATCTGTTCGGTCTGGTGCTGGAGCATTATATCGCCCGTCATGTTTCCATTAACACCTTCTCGCAAATGACGCTACACAGCATGCAGCGCGGCAGAATTATGACCTGGCCGGTCAGGGCTGGACAGCGGGGAAGCATATGAGCGGCAATTTCACGCAGGCGCAGGAAACTCCCTGGCGTTACGGTTTTCTGAACCTGATGCGTCGCGTTGATGTGCAGTTGTGCACCATCCCGGCTGGCGGCACATGGCAACCGAGGATGGAAAAATTTCGCCTGGGACAAACACCTGCGCTGACCTTTGCACCAAGGGAAATCGCCAGTGTGAGCTGGCAGGAAGGACGACTGAACATCAGCCTTTACAGCCTCGGGCTGTGGGGGCCGAACGGCCCGCTACCGCTGCACTACACAGAACTGGCACATAACCGGACCGAAAGCCGCCGCGATCCGACACTAACTCGTTTTTCCGATCTTTTTCATCACCGCTGGCTGACGCAATTTTACCAGGCATGGCGCAGCGCTCAGTCCGCCGGGGGCGGTCTGGATAATCCGCAACATGACCGCTTTGCCTTTTATATCGCCAGTCTCAGCGGACAGGATTTGCGGGAATGCGCCGACAGCCCGTTGCCGGATCACGTTCGCCTTGCGGCATCGGCTCATCTGGTGCGTGAATCCCGCAATCCGGACGGACTGGCAGCCACGCTGGCGCACTATTTCGGCGTGCCATTCCGGGTACAGGAGTACGTTTTGCACTGGATAGCCGTAGCAAATGACGAGATCACCCGACTGGGCATTCCTGCCCCCTCTTCCGTTATTGGCAACGGCGCACTCATAGGACAGGCCGTACCGGACATGCAGTATAAGTTTCGGCTGGTCATTGGTTCGCTGACACTAGAGGATTACCAACGTTTTCTGCCTGGCGGCAATAATTTGCCGGTGCTGACGGAACTGGTTCGCGCCTTCACCGGTTTTGAATACTGCTGGGAAATTGAGCTACAGCTTAAACCACACACTGCACCTCCGGTTGTTACAGGCGGCCCATACCAGCTTGGCTGGACTGCCTGGGCTGGAAAGGCCATGCATGATAACCCGGTGACGGGCATGATTTTCGAACCTGAACACTATCTGGCGTACTGAGGATAATTTAATGGAAACATCTCTGGCTGACCCTGTTTCGGCTGAATGCCCATGTGGCCCGGATCTGGAGTACGATCCTGAATACCTACTGCTGTTCACCCGCGCAACGCCGCGTGAAGAAGCGCAATACGGCGATTTTGTCAGTACGCCGGAAACCATTAACTGGGCGGAGCTTGAGCGGGATGCCCGCCGCCTGCTGACGCGCAGTAAAGATATCCGTATTCTGGTTGTCCTGCTGCGCTGCCGTATCCAGCAGGCCGGTGCCAGAGGGCTGGCGGAGGCATTTACCTTACTGGAAATGCTGTGCGCCACGTACCCGGACACCATCCATCCACAACTGCTCGCGACTGAAGATATCACCGCCGAAGATGCTACAGTAGCACGCAGTAACGCGCTGTCGGCGCTGCTGGACCACGAAGGAGTAATGGCGGATATTCGTGGCATTATGCTGTCAAACAATGCTGCTATGCGCCTTCAGGTACGGGATGTGGAGCGTTCGCTGTCTGCATCACGCCCGACGGATGCGCTGGCACCAGAATCAGTACGCCAGCAACTGGCCGACCTGGAAGCTCAAGGCGCACTGCCGCTGGATGCCTTTCGCCAGGCCTCGGAAACCACAGAGCGCCTGCAATGTCATGCGCGTGCAACGCTGAATGATCATGCCCCGGACTTTTCGCGTCTTACACAATTGCTGGCCCTATTGCCAGGAGCGGTGCAGAGCACCACGCCGGAGATCCCGCCGCAACCGCAGGCTGAACAGCCGGAGAACGCCGCCATCGATCATACTGAACAGATACAGGCAGAGCACGTTGTGCCACCGGTACATACTGCGGTGGGAATATCTCCGCTGCCCGGCGCAGAACCCCGGCAGATCCGTGACCGGAACGACGCGCTGGAACGTTTACGAGTTATACGTCGATGGTTTGAGCACAGCGAACCGAGCAGCCCGACTATTCCCTTGCTGCGCCAGGCGGAACGGCTGATTGGAAAACGCTTCTCGGAGGTAATAAATGAAATTCCAGCAGAACTGCTGGAGAAATGGGATGCGCTGGAATAACAGAAATGGACGGAATGTATAACGGCTGGCCATTATATTATGTGGCCATTTTTTAAATCATATCCGTTTTAATTCTGGGGCAACAAATTCCCTCAGCGTCCAAAACGACGAAAGCCCGAATCATTACTGATTCGGGCTTTCTGAATACTGGCGGAACGGACGGGACTCGAACCCGCGCCCCCCTGCGTGACAGGCAGGTATTCTAACCGACTGAACTACCGCTCCGCGTTGTGTTCCGTTGGGAACGAGGCGAATATTACGGACTGCCTCGTTCTTCGTCAACGGTTTTTCTCATCTTTTGAATCGTTTGCTGCAAAAATCGCCCAACGTGCTATTTTTAGCGCCTTCAACGGATAATTATGCCCGCCAGAGGCAGCTTCCGCCCTTCTTCTGCACCAGATCAAGACGGGCTTCATGCGCTGCAAGCTCTTCATCTGTCGCAAAAACAACGCGTAACTTACTTGCCTGGCGCACAATACGCTGAATTGTCGCTTCGCCTTGTTGCTGCTGTGTCTCTCCTTCCATCGCAAAAGCCATCGACGTTTGACCACCGGTCATCGCCAGATAAACTTCCGCCAGGATCTGAGCATCGAGTAATGCCCCGTGCAGCGTACGCTTACTGTTATCTATTTCATAGCGAGCGCATAACGCATCGAGGCTGTTGCGCTTGCCAGGAAACATTTTCCTCGCTACCGCAAGGCTATCGGTTACCTTACAGAAGGTATTGGTCTTTGGAATATCGCGCTTGAGCAGCGAAAACTCGTAGTCCATAAAGCCGATATCGAACGCTGCGTTATGGATCACCAGCTCCGCGCCGCGGATATAGTCCATAAACTCATCAGCTACGTCGGCAAACGTGGGCTTATCAAGCAAAAATTCATCGGCAATACCGTGTACGCCAAAGGCTTCCGGGTCTACCAGCCGATCGGGCTTCAGATAAACGTGGAAGTTATTGCCCGTCAGACGACGGTTCACCACTTCAACGGCACCAATCTCAATAATCTTGTGGCCTTCATAGTGCGCGCCAATCTGGTTCATACCGGTGGTTTCGGTATCGAGAACGATCTGGCGTGTAATTGCAGTGCTCATAGCGGTCATTTATGTCAGACTTGTCTTTTTACAGTTCGATTCAATTACAGGAAGTCTACCAGAGATGCTTAAACAGGTAGAAATTTTCACCGATGGTTCATGTCTGGGTAATCCCGGGCCGGGTGGTTATGGCGCTATTTTACGCTATCGCGGACGCGAAAAAACCTTTAGCGCAGGCTACACCCGCACCACCAACAACCGTATGGAGTTGATGGCTGCTATTGTCGCGCTGGAAGCGTTAAAAGAACATTGCGAAGTCATTTTGAGTACCGACAGCCAGTATGTCCGCCAGGGGATCACCCAGTGGATCCATAACTGGAAAAAACGGGGCTGGAAAACCGCAGACAAAAAACCGGTAAAAAATGTCGATCTCTGGCAACGTCTCGATGCCGCGTTGGGTCAGCATCAAATCAAATGGGAATGGGTTAAAGGCCATGCCGGGCATCCGGAAAACGAACGTTGCGATGAACTGGCTCGCACAGCAGCGATGAATCCCACGCTGGAAGATACGGGCTATCAAGCCGAAGTTTAAGCCTGCGGCTTACGAAATTGCCGGGTGGCACCAACCGCCTGGCGAATTCGCGGTTTGTTTTTGCTCTGTTTCATCGGGTTGAGCGTTAGAGGAATAGTCCGTTTCCGGGCAACAATAAGTTGTAAGCAACCAAGCGCAGGAATATGCGTGCTCAATAGTTTTCCACCATATTTGTTCCACGGGAGAACATGGAAACGGCTGGCATGCACTACTTCAAAATTCAACAAAGAAAGCCAGTCCAGTTGCCGCATCAGGGTAAACATCCGTCTATTATAGGGCGATGTTTTTCGCAATACCGGCACAAGTTTACGTAATCCCATTAAACTGATGGGATTGAAGCCAGTAATAACCAGCCAACCATCATCAATCAATACCCTATCGGCTTCGCGTAATAAACGATGCGGGTCAGTGCACCACGGCAACGTATGCGCCAGTAGACAAACATCGACGGATTTATCGGCAAAAGGAAGATGAAGCGGATCCACCTGCACTTGTACGGGCGTTCCTTGTGCAGAAACATTCACTTGATGAGAAACCGCGCACGCTTCGCAATTGATTTCTGCGCTTAAATTGCCAATCTTAAGCAGATGAAAACCATACATTTTAGCGAACCATGGGTTGAGCTGACGCTCCAGCGCCTTGCGATAAAGCTCTCCCCAGGGCAAATCGCCCCAGCAATCAGGAGCCACGACAGTTTGAGGGTTCCTTGCCGGTTTCATCACAACCTTCCGTTTCGCACTGAGAGGTAATCTATGAATCTTAACAGTATTTCCGCCTTTGATGACAATTACATCTGGGTTTTGTCTGATGAAGCAGGTCGTTGCCTGATTGTCGATCCGGGAGAGGCAGAACCTGTATTAAAGGCGATTTCAGATAACAACTGGCAACCAGTAGCGATTTTCCTCACTCACCATCACCACGATCACGTTGGCGGTGTAAAAGAACTGGTAGAAAAGTATCCGCAAATTGTGGTGTATGGACCCGAAGAGACACAAGATAAGGGAACAACGCAGGTAGTCAAAGATGGCGATACTGCCTTCGTTTTAGGGCATGAATTTAGTGTAATTGCTACACCAGGTCACACTTTAGGACATATCTGTTACTTCAGTAATCCTTATCTATTTTGCGGCGATACTTTGTTTTCTGGAGGATGCGGGAGGATATTTGAAGGTACTCCACCACAGATGTATCAATCACTTAAAAAACTAAGTGAACTTCCTGATGATACATTGGTGTGTTGTGCTCATGAATATACTTTATCAAATATGAAGTTTGCCTTGAGTATTCTTCCGCACGATTTGTCCATAAATGATTATTATCGTAAAGTTAAGGAGTTACGGGCAAAAAATCAAATAACACTCCCCGTAATTCTGAAAAATGAGCGACAAATTAATGTTTTTTTGAGAACAGAAGATATTGATTTAATTAATGTAATTAATAAAGAAACATTATTGCAACAACCTGAAGAGCGTTTTGCATGGTTAAGGTCAAAGAAAGATAGGTTCTGATAAAACTTTCTTGTCATTGGCTTCGCTCGCCGTTATGATCGGTCGTCTTTTAAGCAACTATTGACACACACATGAAGGCAAAAGCGATATTACTCGCCTCTGTCCTGCTCGTAGGTTGCCAGAGTACCGGTAACGTTCAACAGCACGCACAGAGCCTTTCTGCAGCTGGTCAAGGGGAAGCAGCAAAGTTTACAAGTCAGGCACGATGGATGGACGATGGGACGTCTATCGCGCCAGATGGTGACTTGTGGGCTTTCATAGGCGACGAGCTAAAGATGGGAATTCCGGAAAATGACCGGATTCGCGAACAGAAACAGAAATATTTACGCAATAAGAGCTATCTCCACGATGTAACTTTACGGGCAGAGCCGTATATGTACTGGATTGCCGGGCAAGTTAAAAAACGTAACATGCCTATGGAACTGGTACTACTACCCATAGTGGAGAGCGCTTTTGATCCTCACGCAACGTCTGGCGCCAATGCCGCAGGCATCTGGCAGATCATTCCGAGCACGGGGCGCAATTATGGTTTGAAACAGACCCGCAATTATGATGCGCGTCGCGATGTTGTTGCTTCAACAACGGCTGCGCTGAACATGATGCAGCGTCTGAACAAAATGTTTGACGGCGACTGGCTTCTGACCGTAGCGGCTTATAACAGCGGCGAAGGTCGAGTCATGAAGGCAATTAAAACGAACAAAGCGCGTGGTAAATCCACAGACTTCTGGTCGTTACCGTTGCCACAGGAAACGAAGCAGTACGTGCCTAAAATGCTGGCATTGAGTGATATTCTCAAGAATAGCAAGCGTTATGGCGTACGTCTGCCGACGACCGATGAAAGCCGTGCTCTGGCGCGTGTACACCTGAGTAGCCCAGTTGAAATGGCGAAGGTTGCAGATATGGCGGGAATTTCTGTCAGCAAGCTGAAGACATTCAACGCTGGCGTAAAAGGTTCCACGCTGGGCGCAAGTGGTCCGCAATACGTGATGGTGCCAAAGAAACATGCAGATCAACTGCGTGAATCTCTGGCTTCAGGCGAAATTGCTGCCGTACAATCAACACTGGTTGCCGACAATACGCCACTTAACAGCCGTGTTTACACCGTACGCTCTGGCGACACGCTTTCAAGCATCGCTTCACGTCTCGGCGTAAGCACAAAGAATTTGCAGCAGTGGAACAATCTGCGCGGTTCTAAGCTGAAACCCGGCCAAAGTCTGACGATTGGCGCGGGTAATAGCGCACAGCGGCTGGCAAACAACAGCGATAGCATTACGTATCGTGTGCGCAAAGGCGATTCGCTTTCAAGCATTGCTAAGCGTCACGGCGTGAACATCAAAGATGTGATGCGCTGGAACAGCGACACTGCGAATCTGCAACCAGGCGATAAGCTGACGTTGTTTGTAAAAAACAACAACATGCCAGATTCCTGACAAACCAGATAACAGAAAGGCACCGATTCCCCGAGCCTGTACATAGATTTGTGTAATTGCCTGATTTTGATATGTTCAATCCAGCATCAAATGAAGGTTAATTTATGGACGAAAAACAGTTACAGGCTCTGGCTAACGAACTGGCCAAAAACCTCAAAACCCCTGAAGACCTCAGTCAGTTTGATCGGCTGCTGAAAAAGCTCAGCGTTGAAGCCGCTCTCAATGCAGAGATGACACACCATCCTGGGTATGAGAAAAATCAGTCCAGACCAGGAGCTAACTCCCGCAACGGTTTTTCCACAAAGACCGTTATCACAGGCGACGGTCCACTGGAACTGCGTACTCCGCGCGATCGTGACGGTACCTTCGAACCACAACTGGTAAAGAAAAATCAGACCCGTATTACCGGGATGGATAACCAGATCCTCTCGTTGTATGCCAAAGGGATGACCACCCGTGAGATAGCTGCTGCGTTCAAAGAACTGTATGACGCAGATGTTTCACCGGCACTGATATCAAAGGTTACCGATGCCGTGATGGAGCAGGTTGTAGAATGGCAAAACCGACCACTGGATGCTGTTTACCCCATTGTTTATCTTGACTGTATCGTCCTGAAAGTTCGGCAGGACAGTCGCGTCATCAACAAATCGGTGTTCCTGGCACTGGGCATCAATATCGAAGGTCAGAAAGAACTGCTGGGTATGTGGCTGGCCGAAAATGAAGGGGCGAAGTTCTGGCTCAATGTGCTGACTGAACTGAAAAACCGCGGTCTGAACGATATCCTCATCGCCTGTGTGGATGGCCTGAAAGGCTTCCCGGATGCCATCAACACAGTATATCCGAAGGCCCGCATCCAGTTATGCATCGTGCATATGGTGCGCAACAGCCTGCGCTTCGTGTCATGGAAGGACTACAAAGCCGTCACTCGCGACCTGAAAGCGATTTAT
It includes:
- a CDS encoding type VI secretion system accessory protein TagJ, whose protein sequence is MTNNNVLPAMLSALLRDYSVAEGIQIAEQQVKKQPTLASHRHNLFQLLCVTGCWSRALQQIQLCARIDANYTREAQIFGELIRCEIYRHTCFQGEQRPGFILSPPAWMENLLAALTGNTRGEAQEADVHRNRALEAITDTTGQWNGDKFDWISDSDSRTGPVLELIAGGVYIWLPFSQIRSLKSPRPVHLTDLLWKPVNITLHNGDTHSAWLFSRYSGSERASDTLRLCRETVWQDGPGDTLVTALGQKMWLTSHGDISLLDMTACTFNAPEGSDA
- the tssE gene encoding type VI secretion system baseplate subunit TssE encodes the protein MSDFRLRHSNHLMPTLFDRLCDDAPQQKRDHDISVSPVQLREIIRRDLSFLLNTVSHEDNIDAARYPQAAASVLNYGLPPLAGSFLYEHKWDDIRRAILRTIIRFEPRLKASTLQIIPLQDERRQSGHNTLQFEIRGEILTQPYPTAFRVRSVLDMEQSHITFF
- the tssF gene encoding type VI secretion system baseplate subunit TssF, translated to MDPRLLEYYNRELSYLRETGAEFAARHPKVAARLGMHGTDIADPYVERMVEAFSFLTARTQLKIDAEFPRFTQRLLEVVSPNYVTPTPSMSVAQLHPDPEEGDLAKGFTVPRSTAFFSAIPEGESTACQFRSSQDVTLWPLAIEEARLTAAPPDMPALHRYLPANIHVAGALRITLRTFGELTFSQLAGLDRLPLYLCGEERTASHLFELLHTSAIATLVGVPGHFDGMLDVNLKQPVMYEGLEPDQGLLPLAWNVFHGHNLLHEYFACPERFYFFTPTGLSAGLQKIHGGVAEIVILLNRLPPDWLSHQTDAPQLSLFCTPVVNLFPRVTARIDVTHSTTEQHLVVDRTHPLDYEVFSVQEVEGLETDTTRKIAFRPLYHTRNNDEGNHGRYFSLRREPRRLSENARRYGTRTPYTGSEVFLSLVDQYEAPYPENLRHITITAMITNRDLPCLITRNGRNDLTVDAAIPVAGVGLIRPPRPPQPPLAEREMAWRLIRQLSFNYLPLADLDHRTGGQALRDLLSLFIPAHDSPLSRQVRSLVGCKTTPVTRRLPGSGLLVYGRGVSCELTVDEEGFSGISPYLFGLVLEHYIARHVSINTFSQMTLHSMQRGRIMTWPVRAGQRGSI
- the tssG gene encoding type VI secretion system baseplate subunit TssG, which gives rise to MSGNFTQAQETPWRYGFLNLMRRVDVQLCTIPAGGTWQPRMEKFRLGQTPALTFAPREIASVSWQEGRLNISLYSLGLWGPNGPLPLHYTELAHNRTESRRDPTLTRFSDLFHHRWLTQFYQAWRSAQSAGGGLDNPQHDRFAFYIASLSGQDLRECADSPLPDHVRLAASAHLVRESRNPDGLAATLAHYFGVPFRVQEYVLHWIAVANDEITRLGIPAPSSVIGNGALIGQAVPDMQYKFRLVIGSLTLEDYQRFLPGGNNLPVLTELVRAFTGFEYCWEIELQLKPHTAPPVVTGGPYQLGWTAWAGKAMHDNPVTGMIFEPEHYLAY
- a CDS encoding ImpA family type VI secretion system protein; the encoded protein is METSLADPVSAECPCGPDLEYDPEYLLLFTRATPREEAQYGDFVSTPETINWAELERDARRLLTRSKDIRILVVLLRCRIQQAGARGLAEAFTLLEMLCATYPDTIHPQLLATEDITAEDATVARSNALSALLDHEGVMADIRGIMLSNNAAMRLQVRDVERSLSASRPTDALAPESVRQQLADLEAQGALPLDAFRQASETTERLQCHARATLNDHAPDFSRLTQLLALLPGAVQSTTPEIPPQPQAEQPENAAIDHTEQIQAEHVVPPVHTAVGISPLPGAEPRQIRDRNDALERLRVIRRWFEHSEPSSPTIPLLRQAERLIGKRFSEVINEIPAELLEKWDALE
- the dnaQ gene encoding DNA polymerase III subunit epsilon, encoding MSTAITRQIVLDTETTGMNQIGAHYEGHKIIEIGAVEVVNRRLTGNNFHVYLKPDRLVDPEAFGVHGIADEFLLDKPTFADVADEFMDYIRGAELVIHNAAFDIGFMDYEFSLLKRDIPKTNTFCKVTDSLAVARKMFPGKRNSLDALCARYEIDNSKRTLHGALLDAQILAEVYLAMTGGQTSMAFAMEGETQQQQGEATIQRIVRQASKLRVVFATDEELAAHEARLDLVQKKGGSCLWRA
- the rnhA gene encoding ribonuclease HI; this translates as MLKQVEIFTDGSCLGNPGPGGYGAILRYRGREKTFSAGYTRTTNNRMELMAAIVALEALKEHCEVILSTDSQYVRQGITQWIHNWKKRGWKTADKKPVKNVDLWQRLDAALGQHQIKWEWVKGHAGHPENERCDELARTAAMNPTLEDTGYQAEV
- a CDS encoding class I SAM-dependent methyltransferase, producing MKPARNPQTVVAPDCWGDLPWGELYRKALERQLNPWFAKMYGFHLLKIGNLSAEINCEACAVSHQVNVSAQGTPVQVQVDPLHLPFADKSVDVCLLAHTLPWCTDPHRLLREADRVLIDDGWLVITGFNPISLMGLRKLVPVLRKTSPYNRRMFTLMRQLDWLSLLNFEVVHASRFHVLPWNKYGGKLLSTHIPALGCLQLIVARKRTIPLTLNPMKQSKNKPRIRQAVGATRQFRKPQA
- the gloB gene encoding hydroxyacylglutathione hydrolase, whose protein sequence is MNLNSISAFDDNYIWVLSDEAGRCLIVDPGEAEPVLKAISDNNWQPVAIFLTHHHHDHVGGVKELVEKYPQIVVYGPEETQDKGTTQVVKDGDTAFVLGHEFSVIATPGHTLGHICYFSNPYLFCGDTLFSGGCGRIFEGTPPQMYQSLKKLSELPDDTLVCCAHEYTLSNMKFALSILPHDLSINDYYRKVKELRAKNQITLPVILKNERQINVFLRTEDIDLINVINKETLLQQPEERFAWLRSKKDRF
- the mltD gene encoding murein transglycosylase D — protein: MKAKAILLASVLLVGCQSTGNVQQHAQSLSAAGQGEAAKFTSQARWMDDGTSIAPDGDLWAFIGDELKMGIPENDRIREQKQKYLRNKSYLHDVTLRAEPYMYWIAGQVKKRNMPMELVLLPIVESAFDPHATSGANAAGIWQIIPSTGRNYGLKQTRNYDARRDVVASTTAALNMMQRLNKMFDGDWLLTVAAYNSGEGRVMKAIKTNKARGKSTDFWSLPLPQETKQYVPKMLALSDILKNSKRYGVRLPTTDESRALARVHLSSPVEMAKVADMAGISVSKLKTFNAGVKGSTLGASGPQYVMVPKKHADQLRESLASGEIAAVQSTLVADNTPLNSRVYTVRSGDTLSSIASRLGVSTKNLQQWNNLRGSKLKPGQSLTIGAGNSAQRLANNSDSITYRVRKGDSLSSIAKRHGVNIKDVMRWNSDTANLQPGDKLTLFVKNNNMPDS
- a CDS encoding IS256-like element IS1414 family transposase; translation: MDEKQLQALANELAKNLKTPEDLSQFDRLLKKLSVEAALNAEMTHHPGYEKNQSRPGANSRNGFSTKTVITGDGPLELRTPRDRDGTFEPQLVKKNQTRITGMDNQILSLYAKGMTTREIAAAFKELYDADVSPALISKVTDAVMEQVVEWQNRPLDAVYPIVYLDCIVLKVRQDSRVINKSVFLALGINIEGQKELLGMWLAENEGAKFWLNVLTELKNRGLNDILIACVDGLKGFPDAINTVYPKARIQLCIVHMVRNSLRFVSWKDYKAVTRDLKAIYQAPTEEAGQQALEAFAAAWDCRYPQISRSWQANWPNLATFFAYPTDIRKVIYTTNAIESLNSVIRHALKKRKVFPTDDSVKKVVWLAIQSASQKWTMPLKDWRMAMSRFIIEFGDRLDGHF